The following are encoded together in the Streptomyces rapamycinicus NRRL 5491 genome:
- a CDS encoding Nif3-like dinuclear metal center hexameric protein, with translation MPALNDVLAALDALWPPERAEQWDAVGTVCGDPDAEVTRVLFAVDPVQEVADEAVDLGADLLITHHPLYLRGTTTVAAATFKGRVVHTLIKHDIALHVAHTNADTADPGVSDALAGALDLRIVGPLVPDATDPEGRRGLGRICELDHPETLREFAGRAAARLPATAQGIRAAGDPDRNVRRVAVSGGSGDSLFEAVRAAGADAFLTADLRHHPSSEAREHSDLALLDAAHWATEWPWTEQAAAQLDEISDRHGWGLRTHVSRIVTDPWTAHAAAPAAPRSTP, from the coding sequence GTGCCCGCACTCAACGACGTCCTCGCCGCGCTCGACGCCCTCTGGCCGCCCGAGCGGGCGGAGCAGTGGGACGCCGTCGGCACGGTGTGCGGTGACCCCGACGCCGAGGTCACCCGCGTGCTGTTCGCCGTCGACCCGGTCCAGGAAGTGGCCGACGAGGCGGTGGACCTCGGCGCCGATCTGCTGATCACCCACCATCCGCTCTATCTGCGGGGCACGACCACGGTCGCCGCCGCCACCTTCAAGGGCCGGGTGGTGCACACCCTGATCAAGCACGACATCGCCCTGCACGTCGCGCACACCAACGCCGACACCGCCGACCCCGGCGTCTCCGACGCCCTCGCCGGCGCGCTCGACCTGCGGATCGTCGGTCCGCTGGTGCCCGACGCCACCGACCCCGAGGGCCGCCGCGGACTGGGCCGGATCTGCGAACTCGACCACCCCGAGACGCTGCGGGAGTTCGCCGGGCGCGCCGCCGCCCGGCTGCCCGCCACCGCACAGGGGATCCGCGCCGCGGGCGACCCGGACCGTAACGTCCGCCGGGTGGCCGTCAGCGGCGGCTCCGGCGACAGCCTCTTCGAGGCGGTGCGCGCGGCCGGGGCCGACGCGTTCCTCACCGCCGACCTGCGCCACCACCCGTCCTCGGAGGCGCGGGAACACAGCGATCTCGCCCTGCTGGACGCCGCGCACTGGGCCACCGAATGGCCCTGGACCGAGCAGGCCGCGGCCCAGCTGGACGAGATCTCCGACCGGCACGGCTGGGGTCTGCGGACGCATGTCTCCCGTATCGTGACCGACCCCTGGACGGCCCACGCGGCGGCCCCCGCCGCCCCTCGCTCGACTCCCTGA
- a CDS encoding zinc ribbon domain-containing protein, whose translation MNAAPADQIRLLDVQALDVRLSQLAHKRRTLPEHAEIERLNADHTQLRDLLIAAQTEESDTAREQTKAEQDVEQVRQRAARDQKRLDSGAVTSPKDLENLQHEIASLAKRQGDLEDVVLEVMERRESVQERAAELTERVESLQSKIGDATSRRDAAAEGIDAEIATATKEREVISGAVPADLLKLYDKLRQQQGGVGAARLYQRSCDGCRQELAITELNEVRSAAPDTVLRCENCRRILVRTPESGL comes from the coding sequence CTGAATGCCGCGCCCGCCGATCAGATCCGCCTCCTCGACGTCCAGGCGCTCGACGTCCGGCTGTCGCAGCTCGCGCACAAGCGCAGGACGCTGCCCGAGCACGCCGAGATCGAGAGGCTGAACGCCGATCACACCCAACTGCGCGACCTGCTCATCGCCGCGCAGACCGAGGAGAGCGACACCGCCCGCGAGCAGACCAAGGCGGAGCAGGACGTGGAGCAGGTGCGCCAGCGCGCCGCCCGCGACCAGAAGCGCCTGGACTCCGGAGCCGTCACCTCGCCGAAGGACCTGGAGAACCTCCAGCACGAGATCGCCTCCCTCGCCAAGCGCCAGGGCGACCTGGAGGACGTCGTCCTGGAGGTCATGGAGCGCCGGGAGTCCGTCCAGGAGCGGGCCGCCGAGCTGACCGAGCGGGTGGAGTCCCTCCAGTCGAAGATCGGCGACGCCACCTCGCGCCGGGACGCGGCGGCCGAGGGGATCGACGCCGAGATCGCGACCGCCACCAAGGAGCGCGAGGTGATCTCCGGGGCCGTCCCCGCCGATCTGCTGAAGCTCTACGACAAGCTGCGCCAGCAGCAGGGCGGCGTCGGCGCGGCCCGGCTCTACCAGCGGAGCTGCGACGGCTGCCGCCAGGAGCTCGCCATCACCGAGCTCAACGAGGTGCGCTCGGCCGCCCCCGACACGGTGCTGCGCTGCGAGAACTGCCGCCGGATCCTGGTCCGTACGCCCGAGTCGGGGCTGTAG
- a CDS encoding bifunctional RNase H/acid phosphatase has protein sequence MARRFIVEADGGSRGNPGPAGYGALVRDAETGETLAEVAEYLGTATNNVAEYKGLIAGLRAACALDPAAEVRVRMDSKLVIEQMSGRWKIKHPDMRPLAAEAKGIAPPGQVSYEWIPRENNKHADRLANEAMDAGKRGEQWRPKVPPGGTLAPGAPEAAAPADDALAEPAATGAPAVGWGSADLGTPATFVLLRHGETPLTPEKRFSGSGGTDPALSDVGRHQAERVAAALAARGTIQAVVASPLRRCRETAEVVARRLGLDVGVEEGLRETDFGAWEGLTFAEVKERYPDDLDAWLASTEVAPTGGGESFATVTRRVALARDKLIARHPGRTVLLVTHVTPIKTLVRLALGAPPESLFRMELSAASLTAVAYYGDGNASLRLLNETAHLR, from the coding sequence ATGGCGCGGCGCTTCATCGTCGAGGCGGACGGCGGGTCCCGGGGCAACCCCGGGCCGGCCGGCTACGGCGCCCTCGTGCGCGACGCCGAGACCGGTGAGACGCTCGCCGAGGTGGCCGAGTACCTGGGCACCGCGACCAACAACGTGGCCGAGTACAAGGGCCTGATCGCCGGGTTGCGGGCGGCCTGCGCCCTGGATCCGGCGGCCGAGGTCCGGGTGCGGATGGACTCCAAGCTGGTCATCGAGCAGATGTCGGGCCGCTGGAAGATCAAGCACCCGGATATGCGGCCGCTCGCCGCCGAGGCCAAGGGGATCGCCCCGCCCGGCCAGGTGAGTTACGAGTGGATCCCGCGCGAGAACAACAAGCACGCGGACCGGCTCGCCAACGAGGCGATGGACGCGGGCAAGCGGGGCGAGCAGTGGCGGCCGAAGGTGCCGCCCGGCGGCACACTGGCGCCGGGCGCGCCGGAGGCCGCCGCACCCGCCGACGACGCCCTCGCCGAGCCCGCCGCCACGGGGGCCCCGGCGGTGGGCTGGGGTTCGGCGGATCTCGGCACACCCGCCACGTTCGTCCTGCTCCGGCACGGGGAGACCCCGCTCACCCCCGAGAAGCGCTTCTCCGGCAGCGGCGGCACCGACCCCGCACTCTCCGACGTGGGCCGCCACCAGGCCGAGCGGGTGGCGGCGGCGCTCGCCGCACGCGGCACCATCCAGGCCGTCGTCGCCTCACCGCTGCGGCGCTGCCGGGAGACCGCCGAGGTGGTGGCCCGCCGCCTGGGCCTGGACGTCGGCGTCGAAGAGGGGCTGCGCGAGACGGACTTCGGCGCCTGGGAGGGCCTGACCTTCGCGGAGGTCAAGGAGCGCTACCCGGACGACCTGGACGCCTGGCTGGCCTCCACGGAGGTGGCCCCCACCGGCGGCGGCGAGAGCTTCGCGACGGTCACCCGCCGGGTCGCGCTCGCCCGCGACAAGCTGATCGCCCGTCACCCGGGCCGTACGGTGCTGCTGGTCACCCATGTGACCCCGATCAAGACGCTGGTCCGGCTGGCGCTGGGTGCCCCTCCGGAGTCCCTGTTCCGCATGGAGCTCTCGGCGGCCTCGCTGACGGCGGTGGCGTACTACGGGGACGGGAACGCGTCGTTGCGGCTGCTGAACGAGACGGCGCATCTGCGGTAG
- the eda gene encoding bifunctional 4-hydroxy-2-oxoglutarate aldolase/2-dehydro-3-deoxy-phosphogluconate aldolase encodes MDAVTSTAPSPGSPDSSLLDLAPVIPVVVVHDVAHAVPMARALVAGGLPAIEVTFRTPAAAAAIRAIADEVPDAVVGAGTVLTQEQVETAVAAGSRFLVTPGWTDRLLGALDASGLPYLPGVSTTSEVVALLERGVEEMKFFPAEAAGGTAYLKALASPLPRARFCPTGGVNASNALGYLSLPNVGCVGGTWMLPPDALEAGDWARVESLAREAAALRR; translated from the coding sequence ATGGACGCCGTGACTAGCACCGCGCCCTCCCCCGGTTCCCCGGATTCCTCGCTGCTCGACCTCGCCCCCGTCATCCCCGTGGTCGTCGTCCATGACGTGGCCCACGCGGTTCCGATGGCCCGTGCGCTGGTGGCGGGCGGGCTGCCCGCGATCGAGGTGACCTTCCGGACGCCCGCCGCCGCGGCCGCGATCCGGGCGATCGCCGACGAGGTCCCGGACGCGGTCGTCGGCGCCGGTACGGTCCTGACCCAGGAGCAGGTGGAGACGGCCGTCGCCGCCGGGTCGCGCTTCCTGGTCACGCCCGGCTGGACGGACCGGCTGCTGGGGGCGCTGGACGCGTCCGGGCTGCCGTATCTGCCGGGGGTCTCGACCACCTCGGAGGTCGTGGCGCTGCTGGAGCGCGGGGTCGAGGAGATGAAGTTCTTCCCGGCGGAGGCGGCCGGGGGCACCGCGTATCTGAAGGCGCTGGCCTCGCCGCTCCCCCGGGCCCGCTTCTGCCCGACGGGCGGGGTCAACGCCTCGAACGCCCTCGGGTACCTGTCCCTCCCCAACGTCGGCTGCGTGGGCGGCACTTGGATGCTGCCGCCGGACGCGCTCGAGGCGGGCGACTGGGCCCGGGTCGAGTCCCTGGCCCGGGAGGCGGCGGCGCTGCGGCGGTGA
- the yaaA gene encoding peroxide stress protein YaaA, whose translation MLVLLPPSEGKATGGAGSPLDLGSLSLPGLGEARAEVLDELVSLCSGDEGKAAEALGLSEGLRGEIAKNAALREAAARPAGEIYTGVLYDALGLATLPAPARRRAERSLLVFSGLWGAVRIEDRIPSYRCSMGVRLPGLGALGTYWRTRTPMAEVLPEAAGDGLVLDLRSAAYAAAWKPKGAVAERTATVRVLQSKTVNGVEKRSVVSHFNKATKGRMVRDLLTSGAEPDGPGELVDALRGLGYVVESAPPERVGRAWGLDVVVTEV comes from the coding sequence GTGCTCGTGCTGCTGCCCCCGTCCGAGGGAAAGGCCACAGGAGGCGCCGGGTCCCCGCTGGACCTGGGATCGCTGTCGCTGCCGGGCCTGGGCGAGGCGCGCGCGGAGGTGCTGGATGAGCTGGTGTCGCTCTGCTCGGGCGACGAGGGGAAGGCCGCGGAGGCGCTGGGGCTCAGCGAGGGGCTGCGCGGCGAGATCGCCAAGAACGCGGCGCTGCGGGAGGCCGCGGCGCGGCCCGCCGGGGAGATCTACACCGGTGTGCTGTACGACGCGCTCGGGCTGGCCACACTGCCCGCTCCCGCCCGCCGCCGGGCGGAGCGGTCGCTGCTGGTGTTCTCCGGGCTGTGGGGCGCCGTACGGATCGAGGACCGCATCCCCTCCTACCGCTGCTCGATGGGCGTGAGGCTCCCGGGGCTCGGCGCGCTCGGAACGTATTGGCGGACCCGGACCCCGATGGCCGAGGTGCTTCCGGAGGCCGCCGGGGACGGGCTGGTGCTGGACCTGCGCTCGGCGGCGTACGCGGCGGCGTGGAAGCCCAAGGGCGCGGTCGCGGAGCGGACGGCGACGGTGCGGGTGCTCCAGTCGAAGACCGTGAACGGGGTCGAGAAGCGGTCCGTCGTCAGCCACTTCAACAAGGCGACGAAGGGCCGGATGGTACGGGACCTGCTGACCTCGGGCGCCGAACCGGACGGCCCCGGCGAGCTCGTGGACGCGCTGCGCGGGCTGGGGTACGTGGTGGAGTCGGCGCCGCCGGAGCGGGTGGGCCGGGCGTGGGGGCTGGATGTGGTGGTGACGGAGGTGTAG
- a CDS encoding glycoside hydrolase family 13 protein, whose amino-acid sequence MPARTHHREDHVTLQPSDPNWWRQAVFYQIYPRSFADSGADGIGDLPGVTSRLPYLADLGVDCVWLSPFYPSALADGGYDVADYRDVDPRLGTLDDFDRMVAEADRLGLKVMVDIVPNHTSSDHAWFQEALRSAPGSAARERYVFRDGRGPDGSLPPTDWISCFGGPAWTRLPDGQWYLHLFAPEQPDLNWDHPEVRADFLTTLRFWSDRGVAGFRVDVAHGLAKDLAEPLRDIGDVRGYDPDELPEDGSHPLWDRDEVHGIFRAWRKVLDEYDPPRIAVAEAWVRNSRRTPYAGPDELGQAFNFDFLYTPLSAPALHTAIDSALHDARTAGASATWVLSNHDVIRHATRLALPDELSRAGREAWLLADGREPEADRELGLRRARAATLLMLALPGSSYLYQGEELGLPEVADLPRDALQDPTWERSGGRIKGRDGCRVPLPWTRSGPSFGFGAGGSWLPQPEYFGELSVEAQNGVAGSTLELYREALRLRRALGGDEGVEWVGSVAELSAGVLHFRRSTGWHSLSNLSAVPVPLPEGLEVVLASGPLDGGRVPVRTTVWLR is encoded by the coding sequence ATCCCCGCCCGTACCCATCACCGCGAGGACCACGTGACGCTTCAGCCCTCGGACCCCAACTGGTGGCGGCAGGCCGTCTTCTACCAGATCTACCCCCGCAGCTTCGCCGACTCAGGCGCGGACGGCATCGGCGACCTGCCCGGTGTCACCTCCCGGCTGCCGTACCTCGCCGACCTCGGCGTGGACTGCGTCTGGCTGAGCCCGTTCTATCCGTCCGCGCTCGCCGACGGCGGCTACGACGTGGCCGACTACCGCGATGTCGACCCGCGCCTCGGCACCCTGGACGACTTCGACCGGATGGTCGCCGAGGCGGACCGGCTCGGGCTGAAGGTCATGGTCGACATCGTGCCCAACCACACCTCCAGCGACCACGCGTGGTTCCAGGAGGCGCTGCGCTCGGCGCCCGGCTCCGCCGCCCGGGAGCGATACGTGTTCCGCGACGGGCGCGGCCCGGACGGCTCGCTCCCGCCCACCGACTGGATCTCCTGTTTCGGCGGCCCGGCGTGGACCCGGCTGCCCGACGGGCAGTGGTATCTGCACCTGTTCGCGCCCGAACAGCCGGACCTGAACTGGGACCACCCGGAGGTGCGCGCCGACTTCCTCACCACGCTGCGCTTCTGGTCCGACCGCGGCGTGGCGGGCTTCCGCGTCGACGTGGCCCACGGCCTGGCCAAGGACCTGGCCGAACCGCTGCGCGACATCGGGGACGTACGGGGCTACGACCCGGACGAACTGCCCGAGGACGGCAGCCATCCGCTGTGGGACCGCGATGAGGTGCACGGCATCTTCCGCGCGTGGCGCAAGGTGCTGGACGAGTACGACCCGCCGCGGATCGCCGTGGCCGAGGCATGGGTACGCAACTCCCGCCGCACGCCGTACGCCGGCCCCGACGAACTGGGCCAGGCGTTCAACTTCGACTTCCTCTACACCCCGCTGTCCGCGCCCGCGCTGCACACCGCCATCGACAGCGCGCTGCACGACGCCCGTACGGCCGGTGCCTCGGCCACCTGGGTGCTCTCCAACCACGATGTGATCCGGCACGCCACCCGGCTGGCGCTCCCCGACGAGCTGAGCCGGGCGGGCCGGGAGGCGTGGCTGCTCGCCGACGGCCGGGAGCCGGAGGCCGACCGGGAGCTGGGGCTGCGCCGGGCCCGCGCCGCGACGCTGCTGATGCTCGCGCTGCCGGGGTCGTCGTATCTGTACCAGGGCGAGGAGCTGGGCCTGCCGGAGGTGGCCGACCTGCCCCGGGATGCGCTCCAGGACCCGACCTGGGAGCGCAGCGGCGGACGGATCAAGGGCCGTGACGGCTGCCGGGTGCCGCTGCCGTGGACCCGGTCCGGCCCGTCGTTCGGCTTCGGCGCGGGGGGTTCCTGGCTGCCGCAGCCGGAGTACTTCGGCGAGCTTTCGGTCGAGGCGCAGAACGGGGTGGCGGGCTCCACGCTGGAGCTGTACCGGGAGGCGCTGCGGCTGCGCCGCGCGCTGGGCGGCGACGAGGGCGTGGAGTGGGTCGGCTCGGTGGCCGAGCTGAGCGCGGGGGTGCTGCACTTCCGGCGCTCCACCGGCTGGCACAGCCTCAGCAACCTCTCGGCGGTTCCGGTGCCGCTGCCGGAGGGGCTGGAAGTGGTGCTGGCCAGCGGGCCGCTTGATGGGGGGCGGGTGCCGGTGCGGACCACGGTTTGGCTGCGCTGA
- the casA gene encoding type I-E CRISPR-associated protein Cse1/CasA: MPHVPLSSHPADERGPFTELSAAARVVWAKYERKTDSWLPLWRHMADSGAVAGMLWEHWVPRSIKESVAEALPAGETDARMLVGFLAAVHDAGKATPAFACQVEALAARMRDAGLEMPLAREYGEDRRLAPHGLAGQLLLQEWMSQRFGLRGRVSGQFAVVAGGHHGTPPDHQHIHDLQLRPHLLRHPGSSENVWRRVQYELMDACAAWVGVTERLPEWQEVRLAQPVQVILTAVVIVSDWVASSAELFPYDPETWQPAGPVGEQRRLRAAWEGLDLPAPWHPEEPLEAVEQLFAQRFPRLKDAAIRPVQAEAVRVARAMPTPGMVVIEAPMGEGKTEAAFAAAEVLAARSGAGGVLVALPTRATGDAMFPRFLDWLGRLPDGEVGGDGRRSVVLAHAKAALNELWAGLLRRGQQAIVAVDLDGQEQDGVGSAKPSGLHAHQWLRGRKKQLLASFAVTTIDQLLFAGLKSRHLALRHLAVAGKVVIIDEAHAYDAYMGRYLDRVLEWLAAYRVPVVLLSATLPSDRRRALVTAYAASSGAGVETGVDAYPLITAVSPGHPVLTARPSAASGRLLRVVLERLDDDVSVLADRLERELALGGCALVVRNTVDRVLEAADVLRERLGTEAVTVAHSRFLAADRAAKDAELVRRFGPDQQERPSRHVVVASQVAEQSLDIDFDLLVTDLAPVDLVLQRMGRLHRHRWRRPPRLAQPRCLVTGVDWVATPPSPVKGTRAVYRSEYALLRSLAVLGPYLDGVALELPDCISPLVQTAYGEQPAGPSAWSQQIAEARVAHEQLLAEKREKAGGFLLDSVARAGRPLYGWLEAAAGDVDDSSAGRAQVRDSAETLEVLVVQRQADGRLTTVPWLNRGRGGLELPTDFPPSRRAAEAVAASALTLPGRFSTPWMIDRVITELEQFLVPAWQVKECPWLAGELILVLDADCQTRLAGFLLTYSRADGLRVTAPGVLIPGTGAAGEGVGAYEDGCVSKEGNHSERRQGAGAVDAEFDAAAVIRVRTEGSEGTVMNEGPAEAVGPPSFDLVSAPWLPVQRGDGTVEEVSLLGLFEQADSLRRLVGDVPTQEIALLRMMLAILYDALDGPAEVEDWEDLWLSSNAFSAVPAYLEQHRDRFNLFDPERPFYQVAGLRTEKGEVAPLSRIVADVPVGEPFFAMRRPGVASLSYAEAARWLVHAHAYDTSGIKSAMVNDERAKAGKVYPLGVGTLGNLGGILAEGATLRETLLLNLIALEEAGAEADSRAGEDMPVWRRSAPLGAGERKHASGPPHPAGLRDLYTWQSRRIRLHAEGGVVTGVVLGYGDPLTLAEPWKLEPMSGWRRNEAQEKKQGRTPVYTPLRHDPSRAAWRGLGSLLPARRQVADEGKGGEPAPVLRSGIARWFTRVIIASEIDPGTLVRLRFVGTVYGTQQSVIDEIVDDSVLLPVVTLHEANPVFGAAAVDAVSDAEDAVRALGQLAGNLARAAGSAPATPIATARDMGFGALDGPYRAWLKDLLAFPDLEIARQQWRDTVRERLERLSRQLLTSAGPAADEGRLIDAPGQGGQLMDAGRAELWFRARLHKVLGPPPSRRKTTAPVPAQPGGTRFAAPNRAKRAR, translated from the coding sequence ATGCCTCATGTGCCTCTGAGTTCGCATCCGGCTGATGAGAGGGGTCCGTTCACCGAGTTGTCCGCTGCTGCGCGGGTGGTGTGGGCGAAGTACGAGCGAAAAACGGACAGTTGGCTTCCGTTGTGGCGCCATATGGCGGACAGCGGGGCTGTAGCCGGGATGCTGTGGGAACACTGGGTTCCCCGGTCCATCAAGGAGTCGGTGGCCGAGGCACTGCCGGCAGGTGAGACAGATGCGCGGATGCTCGTAGGGTTTTTGGCGGCCGTCCACGATGCCGGCAAGGCCACCCCTGCGTTCGCCTGTCAGGTTGAGGCCTTGGCAGCGCGGATGCGGGATGCCGGGCTGGAGATGCCGCTTGCCCGGGAGTACGGAGAGGACCGGCGGTTGGCGCCGCACGGGCTGGCCGGGCAACTGCTGCTGCAGGAGTGGATGTCCCAGCGATTCGGCCTTCGCGGCCGGGTATCTGGACAGTTCGCCGTCGTAGCGGGCGGGCACCATGGCACGCCTCCTGATCATCAGCACATTCACGATCTTCAACTTCGTCCGCACCTGCTGCGGCATCCAGGGTCGAGCGAGAACGTATGGCGCCGAGTGCAGTACGAGCTGATGGACGCCTGTGCTGCATGGGTTGGTGTGACGGAACGACTGCCGGAGTGGCAGGAGGTTCGGCTGGCTCAGCCGGTGCAGGTGATCCTGACCGCTGTGGTGATCGTTTCGGACTGGGTCGCCAGTTCTGCCGAGTTGTTCCCGTATGACCCGGAGACCTGGCAGCCCGCCGGTCCGGTGGGTGAGCAACGCCGGTTGCGGGCTGCCTGGGAGGGGTTGGATCTGCCGGCGCCGTGGCACCCGGAGGAGCCTTTGGAGGCTGTCGAGCAGTTGTTCGCCCAGCGGTTCCCCCGGCTCAAGGATGCGGCGATCCGGCCGGTTCAGGCCGAGGCTGTTCGGGTGGCGCGTGCGATGCCGACGCCGGGGATGGTGGTGATCGAGGCGCCTATGGGCGAGGGGAAGACCGAGGCAGCTTTTGCTGCGGCGGAGGTCTTGGCCGCTCGGTCCGGCGCAGGTGGTGTGCTGGTGGCACTGCCCACCCGGGCCACAGGGGACGCCATGTTTCCCCGGTTCCTTGATTGGCTGGGCAGGTTGCCTGACGGTGAGGTGGGAGGCGATGGTCGGCGGTCCGTCGTTTTGGCTCATGCCAAGGCAGCGCTCAATGAGTTGTGGGCGGGGTTGCTACGCCGAGGGCAGCAGGCCATCGTCGCCGTTGATCTCGATGGACAGGAGCAGGACGGCGTAGGTTCTGCCAAACCCTCTGGCCTCCACGCTCATCAGTGGCTGCGTGGACGTAAGAAGCAACTCCTGGCTTCGTTCGCGGTAACGACCATCGATCAACTGCTGTTTGCCGGCCTGAAAAGCCGGCACCTGGCGCTGCGGCATCTTGCGGTGGCGGGCAAGGTCGTCATCATCGATGAGGCGCACGCCTATGACGCGTATATGGGACGGTATTTGGACCGGGTGCTGGAGTGGCTGGCAGCGTACCGGGTGCCGGTCGTTCTGCTGTCTGCCACGTTGCCGTCAGACCGAAGGCGTGCCCTGGTAACGGCCTATGCTGCTTCATCTGGCGCGGGCGTCGAGACGGGCGTTGACGCCTACCCTCTGATCACTGCTGTCTCCCCGGGGCACCCGGTCCTCACGGCTCGCCCCTCTGCCGCCTCGGGGCGGCTGCTCCGTGTGGTCTTGGAGCGGCTGGACGATGACGTGAGCGTGCTGGCCGACCGGCTGGAGCGGGAGCTGGCCCTGGGTGGCTGCGCGTTGGTCGTGCGTAACACCGTGGACCGTGTGTTGGAGGCGGCGGACGTTTTGAGGGAGCGTCTGGGCACGGAAGCGGTCACCGTGGCGCACTCGCGGTTCCTTGCGGCTGACCGGGCTGCGAAGGATGCCGAGTTGGTTCGGCGGTTTGGGCCGGATCAGCAGGAGCGTCCGTCGCGCCATGTGGTGGTCGCCAGTCAGGTGGCGGAGCAGTCGCTCGACATCGATTTCGATCTGCTGGTCACGGATCTGGCTCCGGTGGATTTGGTCCTTCAGAGGATGGGGCGGCTGCACCGGCACCGGTGGCGTCGGCCGCCCCGTCTGGCGCAGCCGCGTTGTCTGGTTACTGGTGTGGACTGGGTGGCCACTCCGCCCTCGCCGGTCAAGGGAACTCGTGCGGTCTATCGGAGCGAATACGCCCTGCTGCGTTCGCTGGCTGTGCTCGGCCCGTACCTGGACGGAGTAGCTCTGGAGTTGCCGGACTGCATCAGCCCGCTGGTGCAGACGGCGTACGGGGAGCAGCCAGCCGGTCCCAGTGCGTGGTCGCAGCAGATAGCGGAGGCCCGTGTCGCGCACGAGCAACTGCTGGCTGAGAAGAGGGAGAAGGCCGGGGGTTTTCTGCTCGATTCGGTCGCGCGGGCCGGGCGGCCACTGTATGGGTGGCTAGAGGCTGCCGCCGGTGACGTGGACGACAGTAGTGCGGGACGTGCCCAGGTGCGGGACAGCGCGGAGACTTTGGAAGTGCTGGTCGTCCAGCGGCAAGCCGATGGACGGCTGACCACCGTGCCGTGGCTGAACAGGGGACGCGGCGGTTTGGAGTTGCCCACAGATTTCCCGCCGAGTCGGCGTGCGGCCGAGGCGGTGGCCGCCAGTGCGCTCACGCTTCCGGGGCGTTTCAGCACGCCCTGGATGATCGACCGGGTCATCACGGAGCTGGAGCAGTTCCTGGTTCCTGCCTGGCAGGTGAAGGAGTGCCCGTGGCTGGCAGGAGAGCTGATTTTGGTGCTCGACGCCGATTGTCAGACCCGTCTGGCAGGCTTCCTGCTCACCTACAGCCGTGCCGATGGACTGCGGGTGACGGCCCCTGGCGTGCTCATACCCGGTACAGGAGCAGCCGGTGAGGGGGTGGGTGCGTACGAGGACGGATGTGTGAGTAAGGAAGGGAACCACAGTGAGCGACGCCAGGGAGCAGGCGCAGTCGACGCCGAGTTCGACGCCGCTGCTGTTATCCGGGTACGCACGGAGGGCTCGGAGGGAACTGTGATGAACGAGGGGCCTGCGGAGGCGGTCGGGCCTCCGTCTTTCGATCTGGTCTCCGCGCCATGGCTACCGGTGCAGCGAGGGGACGGGACGGTAGAGGAGGTCTCCCTGCTCGGTCTGTTCGAACAGGCGGATTCCCTACGGCGGCTGGTAGGGGATGTTCCCACCCAGGAGATCGCTCTGCTGCGAATGATGCTTGCGATCTTGTACGACGCGTTGGACGGCCCCGCAGAGGTGGAAGACTGGGAGGATCTCTGGCTGTCGTCTAACGCGTTTTCCGCAGTCCCCGCTTATCTCGAACAGCACCGGGACCGATTCAACCTGTTCGACCCCGAGCGGCCGTTCTATCAGGTCGCCGGCTTGCGGACGGAAAAAGGCGAGGTCGCGCCGCTCAGCCGGATCGTCGCGGACGTGCCCGTGGGCGAGCCGTTCTTCGCCATGCGGCGGCCCGGCGTCGCTTCCCTCTCATACGCGGAAGCCGCACGGTGGCTCGTACACGCCCACGCCTACGACACCTCCGGTATCAAGTCCGCCATGGTGAACGACGAGCGGGCGAAAGCCGGAAAGGTCTACCCCCTGGGCGTAGGGACGTTGGGGAATCTCGGGGGAATCCTCGCCGAGGGAGCCACGCTCCGAGAGACCCTGCTGCTCAACCTCATCGCTCTGGAGGAGGCAGGGGCCGAGGCTGACAGCAGGGCCGGGGAGGACATGCCGGTCTGGCGGCGATCCGCCCCACTAGGAGCGGGAGAACGCAAGCACGCGTCCGGGCCCCCGCACCCCGCAGGGCTGCGGGACCTGTACACCTGGCAGTCCCGGAGGATCCGCCTGCATGCGGAAGGCGGCGTGGTCACCGGGGTGGTGCTCGGCTATGGCGACCCGCTGACGCTGGCCGAGCCCTGGAAACTCGAGCCGATGTCGGGCTGGAGGCGCAATGAGGCCCAGGAGAAGAAGCAGGGGCGCACTCCGGTGTACACGCCACTGCGGCATGACCCGAGCAGGGCGGCGTGGCGAGGACTGGGTTCCCTGCTCCCGGCCCGTCGGCAGGTAGCGGACGAAGGGAAAGGCGGTGAGCCGGCCCCCGTCCTGCGCTCCGGAATTGCCCGCTGGTTTACGCGGGTGATCATCGCCAGCGAGATCGACCCTGGAACGTTGGTCCGGTTGCGTTTCGTCGGTACGGTGTACGGCACCCAGCAGTCAGTGATTGACGAGATCGTGGACGACTCCGTGCTCCTGCCGGTGGTCACCCTGCACGAGGCGAACCCGGTATTCGGCGCCGCCGCGGTCGACGCCGTCAGCGACGCGGAAGACGCTGTGCGCGCCCTAGGCCAGCTCGCCGGGAATCTGGCCCGCGCCGCCGGAAGCGCCCCCGCGACGCCCATCGCCACCGCCCGAGACATGGGCTTCGGCGCCTTGGACGGCCCCTACCGGGCATGGCTGAAGGATCTGCTGGCCTTCCCCGACCTGGAGATCGCCCGCCAGCAGTGGCGGGATACGGTCCGCGAGCGTCTCGAGCGACTCAGCCGACAACTGCTCACCTCAGCGGGGCCAGCAGCCGATGAAGGACGACTGATCGACGCCCCAGGGCAGGGCGGCCAGCTGATGGATGCCGGCCGAGCCGAGCTGTGGTTCCGAGCCCGCCTGCACAAGGTCCTGGGCCCGCCGCCGAGCCGGCGCAAAACGACCGCTCCGGTGCCCGCCCAGCCAGGCGGCACTCGATTCGCCGCCCCCAACCGCGCGAAGAGAGCACGATGA